In one Dermatophilaceae bacterium Sec6.4 genomic region, the following are encoded:
- a CDS encoding squalene cyclase produces the protein MAPTAALTDWLLDSDPAVRWQVERDLVGAPEAVWRATRSRIATEGFGARLLALQDPDGQWAGGAFFPSRDLPTATKSETESATSSAVSDEYPTPTDNQGQPWTATTPTLSLLRQWGTDPAALGDTAQRLAVNSRWEYDDLPYWGGEVDCCINADTLSNGVWLGADIADLAQWFPDHQMADGGWNCEWVEGSTRSSFHSTINALRGMLDYEMATGGSEELRDSRHAGEAYLLERRLLRRRSTGDLIGPWVADLAYPFRWAYSTLVALEYFRQAAAHDAVPPDARLSGAVNALRADRQDDGTWMQEHRHPGQVWFEVDVPVGEPSKWLTLYGTRVLNWWDEQAPS, from the coding sequence ATGGCTCCCACTGCTGCCCTGACCGACTGGTTACTCGACTCCGACCCCGCCGTGCGGTGGCAGGTGGAACGTGACCTCGTCGGTGCGCCCGAAGCCGTCTGGAGGGCCACCCGAAGCCGGATCGCCACCGAGGGTTTCGGCGCGCGGTTACTCGCGCTGCAGGATCCCGACGGGCAGTGGGCAGGCGGCGCCTTCTTCCCCAGTCGGGACCTTCCGACCGCTACCAAATCAGAGACTGAATCGGCTACCAGCAGTGCAGTATCCGATGAGTACCCAACACCCACGGACAACCAGGGCCAACCCTGGACGGCCACCACCCCCACCCTCAGCCTGCTGCGGCAGTGGGGCACCGACCCGGCCGCGCTCGGCGACACGGCGCAACGTCTGGCGGTCAACAGCCGATGGGAGTACGACGACCTGCCCTACTGGGGCGGGGAGGTCGACTGCTGTATCAACGCGGACACCCTCTCCAACGGCGTCTGGCTGGGCGCGGACATCGCGGATCTGGCGCAGTGGTTTCCCGACCACCAGATGGCTGACGGAGGTTGGAACTGCGAGTGGGTCGAGGGTTCGACGCGATCCTCATTCCACTCCACGATCAACGCACTGCGCGGCATGCTCGACTACGAGATGGCGACCGGTGGAAGCGAAGAGCTGCGCGACTCCCGTCATGCCGGTGAGGCGTACCTGCTCGAACGGCGGCTGCTACGTCGACGTTCCACCGGTGATCTCATCGGACCCTGGGTCGCCGATCTGGCGTACCCCTTCCGGTGGGCCTACAGCACACTCGTCGCGCTGGAGTACTTCCGCCAGGCAGCGGCCCATGACGCGGTCCCACCGGATGCGCGGCTGTCCGGCGCGGTGAACGCGTTGCGTGCCGACCGCCAGGACGACGGGACCTGGATGCAGGAACATCGCCACCCCGGGCAGGTGTGGTTCGAGGTCGACGTTCCCGTGGGTGAGCCGTCGAAATGGCTCACGCTGTATGGCACACGGGTCCTGAACTGGTGGGACGAGCAGGCCCCGTCGTGA
- a CDS encoding TIGR03086 family metal-binding protein gives MPTPGNGVDPGAPVVTGSAGDALDGYRRSARTLTGAFHFPGVLNQPVTVPFGTVPGNVALHLRIIDLLVHGWDLAQATGQAVRCPDALAEQEFQFTTAMLAGLPPDQRPFAPPQPVADDAPAIDRLAACLGRRVTT, from the coding sequence ATGCCCACCCCGGGCAACGGCGTCGACCCTGGCGCACCCGTCGTGACCGGGTCCGCCGGCGACGCACTCGATGGCTACCGACGGTCAGCGCGAACATTGACAGGGGCTTTTCATTTTCCGGGCGTCTTGAATCAGCCGGTCACCGTCCCCTTCGGCACCGTGCCAGGCAACGTGGCGTTGCATCTGCGGATCATCGACCTGCTGGTTCACGGATGGGATCTTGCCCAGGCGACCGGACAGGCTGTGCGGTGTCCGGACGCCCTGGCCGAGCAGGAGTTTCAATTCACGACGGCCATGTTGGCGGGCCTGCCACCCGACCAGCGACCCTTCGCACCACCACAGCCGGTAGCCGACGATGCACCGGCCATCGATCGACTCGCTGCGTGTCTCGGCCGACGAGTGACGACCTGA